The following are encoded together in the Gemmatimonas aurantiaca genome:
- the recB gene encoding exodeoxyribonuclease V subunit beta, giving the protein MTTIMPPFEVDCTPFDRGISLIEASAGTGKTFNIAMSVVRLLLEMEDDRPVVDGLANILVVTFTNAATEELVTRIRNMLHLARDVWAGARDHESTPTIEMLRRLADGRELWALMRIREALAALDSLSVFTIHGFCRRVLDEFALESGASFGVQLLEDGEALITEAMEDWWRRTFYENVSLAAWVVAKSWSPQVFARDYATWRRWPDADIDPVVAPGDAQAAVRRALDAFAAVWSLDALRAAAASVQWNKGAPLAAVFEAPEAPDDLERLAVRATTGDLSAAQEIADMLRADALYAKANKAGKQNRAAADAISDWPIARKASALHEALLTLELSLRADCLLATDTRVRAVKQERHVIGFDDLLAQLHTVLAAQGSDGLLARAIRRQYQAALIDEFQDTDSHQFHVFRIAFAKRPLFLIGDPKQAIYGFRGADVRAYLAAGRAAAHRYTLGQNHRSTPAMVQAVNALFSRRAAPFVDDEIRFQPAVAREHPAPPARLMGRHALQWLYLPPEERNGKPVPTSAGDARALLLEACADIVVRYVAEGWNPNRIAVLVRAGHEGADMVRLLANAGVPAVLTGLGDVMHSREMEELQRVLEAIAAPGNFARVRAALTTGLWGFGHDDLRRLNTPAGEAEWEEILNHFVTLRDLWVARGVLQLLGRLFELRQVVARLLAQVDGERRLTNLRHAQELLHEAAESEALGMEGLLRWLESTRAEQADARGVRELRLESDDEAVQVVTVHRSKGLEYDIVLCPTLWSVRRVDASAPVLVHEGERVVFDHGSAQRETRIAEAERERLAEDCRLVYVALTRARYRTYVGWGPIGRAPNGSEHSALSWLLYDGETVNASPAEVAESLRDDLHCWEPMLRSLVEAHASYMAVDIVDSWRPVGRVPTQVRNADVTPAARILPAFPTPRERFSTFSIASFTSLTAGSYEAMRGAAHEGAARDRDDQSDVTQAAPIVREAGDFRTFPAGTGPGIVLHALFERACFDATDEELRALIWRELEPLDMSAEERNARIEAVLGMMRGVLRSRVGALSFSLDQVPASRTKREWQFLLPLASTDHALTRQGLARVFAQYGGTRGAAYADQVRALGADRVHGFLTGFVDLLFEHEGRWYVVDWKSNQLGFDIDSYAEASLERVMAGHHNVQQYHLYLVAVHRFLKQRVPGYRYETHMGGAAYAFLRGFSPAVAAGSGWYVDRPDVTLIDALDAVLDGRRSEAGA; this is encoded by the coding sequence GGTCACCTTCACCAACGCGGCGACCGAAGAACTGGTCACCCGCATCCGGAACATGCTGCACCTCGCGCGCGATGTCTGGGCAGGTGCCCGGGATCACGAGAGCACGCCGACGATCGAGATGCTGAGACGATTGGCCGATGGACGTGAACTCTGGGCACTGATGCGCATCCGGGAGGCGCTGGCCGCACTGGACTCTCTTTCGGTGTTCACCATTCATGGCTTCTGCCGGCGGGTGCTCGACGAGTTCGCCCTGGAGAGCGGCGCTTCGTTCGGTGTGCAGTTGCTGGAGGATGGTGAAGCGCTCATCACCGAAGCGATGGAGGACTGGTGGCGTCGCACATTCTACGAGAATGTGTCACTGGCCGCGTGGGTGGTGGCCAAAAGCTGGTCGCCACAGGTTTTTGCGCGGGACTACGCCACATGGCGCCGGTGGCCGGATGCCGACATCGACCCCGTCGTCGCACCGGGCGATGCGCAGGCTGCGGTGCGGCGCGCCCTCGACGCGTTTGCCGCGGTATGGTCCCTCGACGCCCTGCGTGCGGCCGCGGCGTCGGTGCAATGGAACAAGGGGGCTCCACTCGCCGCAGTCTTTGAAGCCCCGGAAGCGCCAGACGACCTGGAGCGGCTGGCCGTGCGCGCGACGACCGGTGATCTCTCCGCGGCACAGGAAATCGCCGACATGCTGCGTGCCGACGCGCTGTACGCCAAGGCGAACAAAGCCGGCAAGCAGAATCGGGCCGCGGCGGATGCCATCTCCGACTGGCCCATCGCACGAAAGGCGAGTGCATTGCACGAAGCGCTGCTCACGCTCGAGCTGTCGCTGAGAGCGGACTGTCTTCTGGCGACTGATACACGGGTTCGTGCGGTCAAGCAGGAACGCCATGTCATCGGGTTCGACGATCTGCTGGCGCAATTGCACACGGTGCTGGCCGCGCAGGGCAGCGACGGGCTGCTGGCGCGCGCTATCCGTCGGCAGTATCAGGCGGCACTCATCGACGAGTTCCAGGACACGGACAGTCATCAGTTTCATGTCTTCCGGATCGCATTCGCGAAACGACCGCTTTTCCTGATCGGCGATCCGAAACAGGCGATCTACGGCTTTCGTGGTGCCGATGTACGGGCCTATCTGGCGGCGGGAAGAGCCGCCGCGCATCGCTACACGCTCGGACAGAATCATCGCAGCACACCCGCGATGGTGCAGGCGGTGAATGCGCTGTTCTCGCGTCGGGCGGCACCCTTCGTCGACGACGAGATCCGTTTCCAGCCGGCCGTGGCGCGCGAACACCCGGCACCACCCGCGCGGTTGATGGGCAGGCACGCATTGCAGTGGCTGTATCTGCCTCCGGAGGAGCGCAACGGCAAACCCGTGCCCACGAGTGCGGGCGATGCCAGGGCGCTGCTTCTGGAGGCGTGTGCCGACATTGTCGTGCGGTACGTGGCGGAAGGCTGGAATCCCAATCGCATTGCGGTACTGGTGCGGGCCGGCCACGAAGGGGCGGATATGGTGCGCCTGCTCGCGAATGCCGGTGTGCCGGCAGTGCTGACGGGCCTCGGCGACGTCATGCACTCCCGTGAGATGGAGGAACTGCAGCGCGTGCTCGAAGCCATTGCCGCGCCCGGAAACTTCGCGCGGGTGCGGGCGGCGCTCACGACAGGTCTCTGGGGGTTCGGGCACGATGATCTCCGCCGCCTGAATACCCCGGCCGGGGAGGCCGAGTGGGAGGAGATCCTCAATCATTTCGTGACTCTGCGTGATCTGTGGGTCGCCCGGGGCGTGTTGCAGTTGCTCGGCCGGCTTTTCGAGCTTCGGCAGGTCGTGGCCCGTTTGCTCGCGCAGGTCGATGGCGAGCGACGGCTCACCAATCTCCGGCATGCGCAGGAGCTGCTGCACGAAGCGGCCGAGAGCGAGGCACTCGGCATGGAGGGGCTGCTGCGCTGGCTCGAATCCACGCGCGCGGAGCAGGCCGATGCCCGGGGTGTCCGAGAACTGCGTCTGGAGAGCGACGACGAGGCGGTGCAGGTGGTGACGGTGCATCGCAGCAAGGGACTCGAATACGATATCGTGCTCTGTCCCACGCTCTGGAGCGTCCGTCGCGTCGATGCGTCGGCACCGGTGCTGGTGCATGAAGGTGAACGCGTGGTCTTCGATCACGGCTCGGCGCAGCGGGAGACGCGGATTGCCGAAGCCGAGCGCGAGCGGTTGGCGGAAGATTGCCGGTTGGTGTATGTGGCGCTGACACGCGCGCGGTATCGCACGTATGTGGGATGGGGGCCCATCGGGCGTGCGCCGAACGGTTCGGAACACTCGGCGCTGTCCTGGCTGCTGTATGATGGAGAGACCGTGAACGCATCACCGGCGGAGGTGGCCGAATCACTGCGTGACGATCTGCATTGCTGGGAACCCATGCTCCGTTCACTCGTCGAGGCACATGCCTCATACATGGCGGTGGACATCGTCGACAGCTGGCGCCCCGTTGGCCGGGTACCGACCCAAGTCCGGAACGCCGATGTCACACCCGCCGCGCGGATATTGCCGGCGTTCCCCACGCCCCGGGAACGTTTCTCGACCTTCTCGATTGCCAGCTTCACTTCGCTGACGGCTGGCAGCTACGAAGCCATGCGGGGAGCAGCGCACGAGGGTGCCGCGCGTGACCGCGACGATCAATCCGACGTCACGCAAGCCGCGCCCATCGTTCGTGAGGCCGGCGATTTCCGCACATTTCCGGCAGGCACCGGGCCCGGTATCGTGCTGCATGCGTTGTTCGAGCGTGCGTGCTTCGACGCCACGGATGAAGAACTCCGCGCGCTGATCTGGAGAGAACTCGAACCGCTGGACATGAGCGCGGAAGAACGGAACGCACGCATCGAAGCCGTTCTGGGCATGATGCGCGGTGTGCTGCGATCCCGGGTGGGCGCCCTGTCGTTTTCTCTCGATCAGGTCCCAGCCAGTCGCACGAAGCGGGAGTGGCAGTTCCTGCTGCCGCTCGCATCGACCGATCATGCACTGACTAGGCAGGGGCTTGCCCGCGTGTTCGCGCAGTATGGAGGTACACGTGGCGCCGCATACGCCGATCAGGTCCGCGCCCTGGGTGCCGATCGTGTGCATGGATTCCTCACCGGCTTCGTGGATCTGTTGTTCGAACACGAGGGACGATGGTATGTGGTGGACTGGAAATCCAACCAGCTCGGTTTCGATATCGACTCCTATGCAGAGGCGTCACTCGAGCGGGTGATGGCCGGCCATCACAACGTCCAGCAGTACCACCTCTACCTGGTGGCGGTGCACCGCTTCCTGAAACAGCGTGTACCCGGATATCGATACGAAACGCATATGGGCGGTGCCGCCTACGCATTTCTGAGAGGGTTCTCTCCGGCGGTGGCTGCGGGCAGCGGATGGTATGTCGACCGTCCCGATGTCACCCTCATCGACGCGCTGGATGCCGTGCTCGACGGGCGTCGTTCAGAGGCCGGAGCATGA